One genomic region from Cellulomonas hominis encodes:
- a CDS encoding FtsW/RodA/SpoVE family cell cycle protein gives MATVEAHRVRAGRGTELGLIVLALAIAIAAYALVGLGATDELPADVLGYGAGMAGLALVVHLVLRWRAPYADPVILPVVIALNGIGLAMIYRIDLAREARGGTEMFAGKQLAWSAISVVLACAVLVVLRDHRTLRRYTYTAMVAGLVLLVLPLIPGLGVEINGARIWIRALGFSLQPAELAKICLAVFFAGYLVTHRDTLALAGPKVLGLQLPRLRDFGPILVVWAASIAVLVFQKDLGTSLLLFGLFVAMLYVATERLSWIIIGLLMFAGGVAFATATFGHVAARFLIWLHALDQDVFDRAPGGSGQLVRGLFGLASGGLFGTGWGQGRPDLVPFAESDFIIASLGEELGLTGLMATLVLYLVLCQRGLRTAIGVRDGFGKLLAAGLAFVIAFQCFVVVGGITRIIPLTGLTTPFLAYGGSSLLANWIVAALLLRISDDARRPAPEVRGPLLSTPAGGLALDGSGPAPARGAEPDDRPTERLRRTTGGGRP, from the coding sequence ATGGCGACCGTCGAGGCGCACCGCGTGCGCGCCGGCCGCGGGACCGAGCTGGGCCTGATCGTCCTGGCGCTGGCCATCGCGATCGCCGCGTACGCGCTGGTCGGGCTGGGCGCCACCGACGAGCTGCCCGCCGACGTGCTCGGCTACGGCGCCGGCATGGCGGGCCTGGCTCTCGTCGTGCACCTGGTGCTGCGCTGGCGCGCCCCGTACGCGGACCCGGTGATCCTGCCGGTCGTCATCGCCCTGAACGGCATCGGGCTGGCGATGATCTACCGGATCGACCTGGCCCGGGAGGCCCGCGGCGGCACCGAGATGTTCGCCGGCAAGCAGCTCGCGTGGTCGGCGATCTCCGTGGTCCTGGCGTGCGCCGTGCTCGTCGTGCTGCGCGACCACCGCACGCTGCGCCGCTACACGTACACCGCGATGGTGGCCGGCCTCGTGCTGCTGGTCCTGCCGCTGATCCCGGGCCTCGGCGTCGAGATCAACGGCGCGCGCATCTGGATCCGGGCGCTCGGCTTCTCCCTGCAGCCCGCGGAGCTCGCGAAGATCTGCCTGGCGGTGTTCTTCGCCGGGTACCTGGTCACGCACCGCGACACGCTCGCGCTGGCCGGGCCGAAGGTGCTCGGGCTGCAGCTCCCCCGGCTGCGGGACTTCGGGCCGATCCTCGTCGTCTGGGCCGCGTCGATCGCCGTCCTGGTGTTCCAGAAGGACCTCGGCACGTCCCTGCTGCTGTTCGGCCTGTTCGTCGCGATGCTCTACGTCGCCACCGAGCGGCTGTCCTGGATCATCATCGGCCTGCTGATGTTCGCGGGCGGCGTGGCGTTCGCGACGGCGACGTTCGGGCACGTGGCCGCCCGGTTCCTCATCTGGCTGCACGCCCTCGACCAGGACGTCTTCGACCGCGCGCCCGGCGGCTCGGGCCAGCTCGTCCGGGGGCTGTTCGGCCTGGCCAGCGGCGGGCTGTTCGGCACCGGGTGGGGTCAGGGACGCCCGGACCTCGTGCCGTTCGCCGAGTCGGACTTCATCATCGCGTCGCTCGGCGAGGAGCTCGGGCTGACCGGCCTGATGGCGACCCTCGTGCTCTACCTGGTGCTGTGCCAGCGCGGCCTGCGCACCGCCATCGGCGTCCGGGACGGGTTCGGCAAGCTGCTCGCCGCCGGCCTGGCCTTCGTCATCGCGTTCCAGTGCTTCGTCGTGGTCGGCGGCATCACCCGGATCATCCCGCTGACCGGCCTCACCACGCCGTTCCTCGCGTACGGCGGCTCGTCCCTGCTCGCGAACTGGATCGTCGCGGCCCTGCTGCTCCGGATCTCCGACGACGCGCGCCGCCCGGCACCCGAGGTCAGGGGGCCGCTGCTCAGCACGCCCGCCGGCGGGCTCGCGCTCGACGGATCCGGCCCCGCGCCCGCCCGCGGCGCGGAGCCGGACGACCGGCCCACCGAGCGGCTCCGCCGCACGACGGGGGGTGGCCGCCCGTGA
- a CDS encoding peptidoglycan D,D-transpeptidase FtsI family protein: MNAALRRLSTVVLVMFLALLVGTTWVQFGQASALNNDPRNVRTLYREYGKPRGPIIVGGQTIAQSTPVDDPFGYQRSYLQPELYSTVTGFYSVVNGGTQLEKSMNDVLTGQADSLFWTRVQDLITGRQPQGSSIELTLDPAAQQAALDALGGQQGAVVAIEPSTGKILAMVSTPGFDPNALATHDTTAANTAYQQLLAADGDPLINATINENYPPGSTFKLVTAAAALESGSYTPESVIAAPDVLTLPGTRTDLPNFGGSSCGADQQTTLADALRISCNTAFAQLGVDLGDDAIREQAERFGFDSGDLTIPMAVSRSTFPADPDAAQTALSAIGQESVRSTPIQMAMVSAAIANGGTLMTPYLVQTVRTADLDVVSEAEPVELSDAVSAGTAQALTDMMVGVVESGSGTAAQISGVQVAGKTGTAQTGREGEAPHAWFTGFAPATDPQVAVAVIVENGGSVGSEATGGRVAAPIARAVMQAVIGQ; this comes from the coding sequence GTGAACGCCGCGCTCCGCCGCCTGTCGACCGTCGTCCTCGTCATGTTCCTCGCTCTGCTCGTCGGCACCACCTGGGTGCAGTTCGGGCAGGCGTCCGCACTCAACAACGACCCGCGCAACGTCCGCACCCTGTACCGGGAGTACGGCAAGCCGCGGGGGCCGATCATCGTCGGCGGCCAGACGATCGCGCAGTCGACGCCGGTGGACGACCCGTTCGGATACCAGCGCTCGTACCTGCAGCCCGAGCTGTACTCGACCGTCACGGGCTTCTACTCCGTGGTCAACGGCGGGACCCAGCTCGAGAAGTCCATGAACGACGTGCTGACCGGCCAGGCGGACTCGCTGTTCTGGACCCGCGTGCAGGACCTCATCACCGGCCGGCAGCCCCAGGGGTCGTCGATCGAGCTCACCCTGGACCCGGCGGCGCAGCAGGCGGCGCTCGACGCGCTCGGCGGGCAGCAGGGCGCGGTCGTCGCGATCGAGCCGTCGACCGGCAAGATCCTCGCGATGGTGTCGACGCCCGGCTTCGACCCGAACGCCCTGGCCACGCACGACACGACCGCGGCGAACACGGCGTACCAGCAGCTCCTCGCCGCCGACGGCGACCCGCTGATCAACGCCACGATCAACGAGAACTACCCGCCCGGGTCGACGTTCAAGCTGGTCACCGCCGCGGCCGCCCTCGAGTCCGGCAGCTACACCCCGGAGTCCGTCATCGCCGCCCCCGACGTGCTGACCCTGCCGGGCACCCGCACCGACCTGCCGAACTTCGGCGGATCCTCCTGCGGCGCCGACCAGCAGACCACCCTCGCCGACGCGCTGCGGATCTCCTGCAACACCGCGTTCGCGCAGCTCGGGGTCGACCTCGGCGACGACGCGATCCGCGAGCAGGCCGAGCGGTTCGGCTTCGACTCCGGCGACCTCACGATCCCCATGGCGGTCTCCCGGTCGACGTTCCCCGCGGACCCGGACGCCGCCCAGACCGCGCTGTCCGCGATCGGCCAGGAGTCGGTGCGCTCCACCCCGATCCAGATGGCCATGGTCTCCGCGGCGATCGCGAACGGCGGCACGCTCATGACGCCGTACCTGGTGCAGACCGTCCGGACCGCGGACCTCGACGTGGTCAGCGAGGCAGAGCCGGTCGAGCTGTCCGACGCCGTCTCCGCGGGCACCGCGCAGGCGCTGACCGACATGATGGTGGGCGTCGTGGAGTCCGGGTCGGGCACCGCCGCGCAGATCTCGGGGGTGCAGGTCGCGGGCAAGACGGGCACCGCCCAGACCGGCCGCGAGGGCGAGGCGCCGCACGCCTGGTTCACGGGCTTCGCGCCGGCCACCGACCCGCAGGTCGCGGTGGCGGTCATCGTCGAGAACGGCGGGTCCGTCGGCTCCGAGGCGACCGGCGGTCGTGTGGCCGCACCCATCGCGCGCGCCGTCATGCAGGCGGTGATCGGCCAGTGA
- a CDS encoding serine/threonine-protein kinase — MRPAPGVVLGGRYRLTRQIAVGGMGEVWAAHDESLQRDIAIKVLRAEFAGDTGFLERFRTEARNAGRLSHSGIAALFDYGEQDGSAFLAMELIVGEPMSDLLEREPVLPPRRLLPILAQTARALHAAHQAGVVHRDVKPGNILITPTGKVKITDFGVSLSSNQVPMTATGMVMGTAQYLSPEQAVGGPATAASDMYALGIVAYEALVGHRPFTGPTAVDIAVAHVNTPVPPLPASVDRQIAALVMRLLSKDPAARPSSAEELARMFDALVPHTPAGGSPPVSIVPGRSRSVAAAPASSPAPASSPGSRPADGATRVRGSAPAAAPAAGTMPPSFDPRTGRPTDSRAARRDAPAPTYRVGGPASTRSGAHAQPSTRAHARVAERSGWRRLHVRWPLLVLAVLVVALLGAALADRLTGAADLPVGSATTGYTRAADEGGMISEHVPGATAPDARTTTAKDA, encoded by the coding sequence GTGAGACCGGCACCGGGCGTCGTCCTCGGCGGGCGCTACCGCCTCACCCGGCAGATCGCCGTGGGCGGCATGGGCGAGGTGTGGGCCGCGCACGACGAGTCGCTGCAGCGCGACATCGCGATCAAGGTGCTGCGCGCGGAGTTCGCCGGCGACACCGGCTTCCTCGAGCGGTTCCGCACCGAGGCGCGCAACGCCGGCCGGCTCTCGCACTCCGGCATCGCCGCGCTGTTCGACTACGGCGAGCAGGACGGGTCCGCCTTCCTCGCCATGGAGCTCATCGTCGGCGAGCCCATGAGCGACCTGCTCGAACGCGAGCCCGTGCTGCCCCCGCGCCGGCTGCTGCCGATCCTCGCGCAGACCGCGCGCGCCCTGCACGCCGCCCACCAGGCCGGGGTCGTGCACCGCGACGTCAAGCCCGGGAACATCCTCATCACGCCGACCGGCAAGGTGAAGATCACCGACTTCGGCGTCTCGCTGTCGAGCAACCAGGTGCCGATGACCGCGACCGGCATGGTCATGGGCACCGCGCAGTACCTCTCCCCCGAGCAGGCCGTCGGCGGCCCCGCGACCGCGGCGTCGGACATGTACGCGCTCGGCATCGTCGCGTACGAGGCGCTCGTCGGGCACCGGCCGTTCACCGGGCCCACCGCGGTGGACATCGCGGTGGCGCACGTCAACACGCCCGTGCCGCCGCTGCCCGCGTCCGTCGACCGGCAGATCGCCGCGCTGGTCATGCGGCTGCTCTCCAAGGACCCGGCCGCCCGGCCGTCCAGCGCCGAGGAGCTCGCGCGGATGTTCGACGCCCTGGTGCCGCACACGCCCGCCGGGGGGAGCCCGCCGGTGTCGATCGTGCCCGGTCGGTCGCGGTCGGTCGCGGCGGCGCCCGCGTCCTCGCCCGCGCCCGCGTCCTCCCCCGGGTCCCGCCCGGCCGACGGCGCGACCCGGGTGCGCGGCTCCGCACCGGCCGCCGCCCCCGCGGCCGGCACCATGCCGCCCTCGTTCGACCCCCGCACCGGCCGGCCCACGGACTCCCGCGCGGCCCGCCGGGACGCACCCGCGCCCACGTACCGCGTCGGCGGTCCCGCCAGCACCCGCAGCGGCGCGCACGCCCAGCCCAGCACCCGCGCGCACGCCCGGGTCGCCGAGCGGTCCGGCTGGCGCCGGCTGCACGTCCGGTGGCCCCTGCTCGTGCTGGCCGTCCTCGTCGTGGCGCTCCTCGGCGCCGCGCTGGCCGACCGGCTCACGGGTGCCGCCGACCTGCCGGTCGGGTCCGCGACCACGGGGTACACCCGCGCGGCCGACGAGGGTGGGATGATCTCCGAGCACGTGCCCGGCGCAACCGCGCCGGACGCGCGAACGACGACAGCGAAGGACGCCTAG
- a CDS encoding FhaA domain-containing protein, which translates to MGILDRFEHGVERVVNTAFAKAFRSEVKPVELASALRREVDDRAAVVGRDRTVVPNEFTLELSPGDYDQVEAWGAEALADELAANVTEHATGQRYAFVGPVTVAFHEYEDLETGRFRVKSATVRGAAAPATSAAPSPRHPLIDIDGQRYLLTGPVTVIGRGSEADIVVDDPGVSRRHLEIRVSSQGVVASDLGSTNGLFVEGHQVPAATLLDGNTLTIGRTRIMFWTGDGDGQDLDE; encoded by the coding sequence GTGGGCATCCTCGACCGGTTCGAGCACGGTGTGGAGCGCGTCGTGAACACCGCGTTCGCCAAGGCCTTCCGCAGCGAGGTGAAGCCCGTCGAGCTGGCGAGCGCCCTGCGCCGCGAGGTCGACGACCGGGCGGCCGTCGTCGGCCGCGACCGGACGGTGGTGCCGAACGAGTTCACGCTGGAGCTGTCCCCGGGCGACTACGACCAGGTCGAGGCCTGGGGCGCGGAGGCCCTGGCGGACGAGCTCGCGGCGAACGTGACGGAGCACGCGACCGGGCAGCGGTACGCGTTCGTCGGCCCGGTGACGGTGGCGTTCCACGAGTACGAGGACCTGGAGACCGGCCGGTTCCGCGTGAAGTCGGCGACGGTGCGCGGCGCGGCCGCCCCGGCGACGTCGGCGGCACCGAGCCCGCGGCACCCGCTGATCGACATCGACGGGCAGCGCTACCTGCTGACCGGGCCGGTGACGGTGATCGGGCGAGGTTCCGAGGCGGACATCGTGGTCGACGACCCGGGCGTCTCGCGCCGGCACCTGGAGATCCGGGTGTCGTCCCAGGGCGTCGTGGCGTCCGACCTCGGGTCGACGAACGGGCTGTTCGTCGAGGGTCACCAGGTCCCGGCGGCGACACTCCTGGACGGGAACACCCTGACGATCGGGCGGACCCGCATCATGTTCTGGACGGGCGACGGCGACGGACAGGACCTGGACGAGTGA
- a CDS encoding Stp1/IreP family PP2C-type Ser/Thr phosphatase, whose amino-acid sequence MSIALRYAARSDVGLVRSNNQDSAYAGPHLLVVADGMGGHAGGDVASSVAIAALAPLDGESHGPDDALDELERALEEAREEIITRSETNPELAGMGTTVTAILRAGNKLAMVHLGDSRGYLLREGVLTQVTTDHTFVQHLVNTGKITPEEAEHHPQRSVVMRVLGDFDADIAPDLSVREARPGDRWLLCSDGLSGFVSGDTIAQTLHEIADVDTCAERLVQLALRAGGGDNVTVVVADVLELDQVRDGAGPRTNAVVVGSAAISRNRPTSAQDGPAARAAELSRQAAASTPGAGVPEVEADDEDEDADERRARRRRRTRGVLLTLLAVLVLAAGAFGFYRWTQTQYFVGVDGEVVAIYRGIPQSVGPIALSEVVETTDVAVDDLPEFVRNRVEQTIHTASLADARDRVDALVEDAAEAGATPTPRPTPTPTTTTAAP is encoded by the coding sequence GTGAGCATCGCGCTGCGCTACGCCGCCCGGTCCGACGTGGGGCTGGTCCGGTCCAACAACCAGGACTCGGCCTACGCCGGTCCGCACCTGCTCGTCGTCGCGGACGGCATGGGCGGGCACGCCGGCGGCGACGTGGCGTCCTCGGTGGCGATCGCCGCGCTGGCTCCCCTCGACGGGGAGTCGCACGGGCCCGACGACGCGCTGGACGAGCTGGAGCGCGCGCTGGAGGAGGCCCGCGAGGAGATCATCACCCGCTCGGAGACGAACCCCGAGCTGGCGGGCATGGGCACGACGGTGACCGCCATCCTGCGGGCCGGCAACAAGCTCGCGATGGTGCACCTCGGCGACTCCCGCGGCTACCTGCTCCGCGAGGGCGTGCTCACGCAGGTCACCACGGACCACACCTTCGTCCAGCACCTGGTCAACACGGGGAAGATCACCCCGGAGGAGGCCGAGCACCACCCGCAGCGCTCGGTCGTCATGCGGGTGCTCGGCGACTTCGACGCGGACATCGCGCCCGACCTGTCCGTGCGCGAGGCCCGGCCGGGCGACCGCTGGCTGCTCTGCTCCGACGGGCTGTCCGGCTTCGTCAGCGGCGACACGATCGCGCAGACCCTGCACGAGATCGCCGACGTCGACACCTGCGCCGAGCGCCTGGTCCAGCTCGCCCTGCGCGCCGGGGGCGGTGACAACGTCACGGTGGTCGTCGCGGACGTGCTCGAGCTCGACCAGGTCCGCGACGGCGCCGGCCCGCGCACGAACGCCGTCGTCGTCGGGTCCGCCGCCATCTCCCGCAACCGGCCGACGTCCGCGCAGGACGGCCCCGCCGCCCGCGCCGCCGAGCTCTCCCGCCAGGCTGCCGCCAGCACCCCGGGCGCCGGCGTGCCCGAGGTCGAGGCCGACGACGAGGACGAGGACGCCGACGAGCGCCGCGCCCGCCGGCGCCGGCGCACCCGCGGCGTGCTGCTGACCCTGCTCGCCGTGCTGGTCCTCGCCGCCGGGGCGTTCGGCTTCTACCGGTGGACCCAGACGCAGTACTTCGTCGGCGTCGACGGCGAGGTCGTGGCGATCTACCGCGGCATCCCGCAGTCCGTCGGGCCGATCGCGCTGTCCGAGGTGGTCGAGACGACCGACGTGGCCGTCGACGACCTGCCGGAGTTCGTGCGGAACCGCGTCGAGCAGACGATCCACACCGCCTCCCTCGCGGACGCCCGGGACCGGGTGGACGCGCTGGTCGAGGACGCCGCCGAGGCCGGCGCCACCCCCACCCCCCGTCCCACGCCCACCCCGACGACGACCACGGCGGCGCCCTGA
- a CDS encoding sodium:proton exchanger, translating into MPAPDEQTLTTPAAPLVPPPSPRVLIRSLAIAGVIMVPALITRFSGASPAPVLELVIFGAAVVAASFVLAWAAEAAQVDVSGGFAIAVLALIAVLPEYAVDLYYAYTAGSDPAYVQYAAANMTGSNRLLLGLGWPLVVLVSLYVAGRVSKKPATALALDPENRMELGFLLIAGVVAFIIPATGHIHLVFGVVMIAWFGFYLYKLTRGEAEEPDLIGTAAAIGALPRRKRRATVIALFVLAATIILLCAEPFAEALVASGTSLGIDEFLLVQWLAPLASEAPEFIIAVLFAWRGKGTAAIATLISSKINQWTLLVGSLPIAYLAGGGSASLVLDTRQTEEMLLTAAQTLMGIAILLGLRFHRWSAWALLALFVVQFPLTSTHGRFILSGVYLAIAAVILVIQRRHIVPTLTAPFRRHQPEPEPAPADAA; encoded by the coding sequence GTGCCCGCCCCTGACGAGCAGACGCTCACCACCCCAGCAGCACCCCTGGTGCCGCCCCCGTCCCCCCGGGTCCTGATCCGTTCGCTGGCGATCGCCGGCGTGATCATGGTCCCGGCGCTGATCACCCGGTTCTCGGGTGCGTCCCCGGCTCCCGTGCTGGAGCTGGTGATCTTCGGCGCCGCGGTCGTGGCCGCGTCGTTCGTGCTCGCGTGGGCCGCCGAGGCCGCCCAGGTCGACGTGTCCGGCGGGTTCGCGATCGCCGTGCTCGCGCTGATCGCCGTGCTGCCCGAGTACGCCGTGGACCTGTACTACGCGTACACCGCGGGCAGCGACCCGGCCTACGTCCAGTACGCCGCCGCCAACATGACCGGCTCGAACCGGCTGCTGCTCGGCCTCGGCTGGCCGCTGGTCGTCCTGGTGTCGCTCTACGTCGCCGGCCGGGTGAGCAAGAAGCCCGCGACCGCGCTCGCCCTCGACCCCGAGAACCGCATGGAGCTCGGCTTCCTGCTCATCGCCGGCGTGGTCGCTTTCATCATCCCGGCCACCGGGCACATCCACCTGGTGTTCGGCGTCGTGATGATCGCCTGGTTCGGGTTCTACCTGTACAAGCTCACCCGGGGCGAGGCTGAGGAGCCCGACCTGATCGGCACCGCCGCCGCGATCGGCGCGCTGCCCCGACGCAAGCGCCGCGCCACGGTCATCGCCCTGTTCGTGCTCGCGGCGACCATCATCCTGCTGTGCGCCGAGCCGTTCGCCGAGGCCCTGGTCGCCTCCGGGACCAGCCTCGGCATCGACGAGTTCCTGCTCGTGCAGTGGCTCGCGCCGCTCGCCTCCGAGGCGCCCGAGTTCATCATCGCCGTGCTGTTCGCCTGGCGCGGCAAGGGCACCGCCGCGATCGCGACCCTGATCTCCTCGAAGATCAACCAGTGGACCCTGCTGGTGGGCTCGCTGCCCATCGCCTACCTGGCCGGCGGCGGCTCCGCCTCCCTCGTGCTGGACACCCGCCAGACCGAGGAGATGCTCCTGACCGCCGCCCAGACGCTCATGGGCATCGCGATCCTGCTGGGGCTGCGGTTCCACCGCTGGTCCGCGTGGGCGCTGCTCGCGCTGTTCGTCGTGCAGTTCCCGCTCACCTCGACGCACGGCCGGTTCATCCTGTCCGGGGTCTACCTCGCGATCGCCGCGGTGATCCTCGTGATCCAGCGGCGCCACATCGTGCCGACGCTGACGGCACCCTTCCGCCGGCACCAGCCCGAGCCCGAGCCGGCTCCCGCCGACGCGGCCTGA
- a CDS encoding cation-transporting ATPase: MARLNRLIGLARTVLESQSQSQSTGRPPQAPGGGEASLRATLTSAAAAAVRARSGQTPAPGPSRPAPAPDDAAAVARYDYLMRTATPDQIEQVHAEAFARLTPAQRDEVLLRMRDALPPSEQPASPAAGELARAAARSEAREPGLVHRILGGPARGIATTAAVAGTAGVAGGLLASVAGAAVLGGVAAPLLAQATAIGVDLESLTSLDTAGIAEQATGAATDALGAPLDGLAGVTEGVSGIAQQLSDLAGSLDPRNLF, translated from the coding sequence ATGGCACGACTGAACCGGCTGATCGGCCTGGCACGCACCGTGCTCGAGAGCCAGAGCCAGAGCCAGAGCACGGGCCGCCCGCCCCAGGCACCGGGCGGGGGCGAGGCGTCCCTGCGCGCGACCCTGACCTCCGCGGCAGCAGCCGCCGTGCGCGCCCGTTCCGGACAGACACCCGCCCCCGGGCCGAGCCGGCCGGCTCCGGCGCCCGACGACGCGGCCGCGGTGGCCCGGTACGACTACCTGATGCGCACCGCGACTCCGGACCAGATCGAGCAGGTGCACGCCGAGGCGTTCGCCCGCCTCACCCCCGCACAACGCGACGAGGTGCTCCTGCGCATGCGCGACGCGCTGCCCCCGTCCGAGCAGCCCGCGTCCCCGGCGGCCGGCGAGCTGGCCCGGGCGGCCGCCCGGTCAGAAGCGAGAGAGCCCGGCCTCGTGCACCGGATCCTCGGCGGCCCGGCGCGCGGCATCGCCACCACCGCCGCCGTCGCGGGGACCGCCGGCGTCGCCGGAGGTCTCCTCGCCTCGGTGGCGGGCGCCGCCGTCCTGGGAGGAGTGGCCGCACCGCTCCTGGCGCAGGCCACGGCGATCGGCGTCGACCTCGAGTCGCTGACCTCACTCGACACGGCCGGCATCGCCGAGCAGGCGACAGGAGCCGCGACAGACGCCCTCGGCGCCCCGCTCGACGGCCTCGCAGGCGTCACTGAGGGTGTCTCCGGCATCGCCCAGCAGCTCAGCGACCTCGCCGGATCGCTGGACCCCCGGAACCTGTTCTGA
- a CDS encoding FHA domain-containing protein FhaB/FipA, which produces MSELTVTLLRLGYLVLLWAFVLSAIGVLRRDLYGTRITNRRRGTPAPAAPGATPGAPAPERPRSARRAGPTRLVVTEGPLRGTTLPLGASAVLIGRAPSCTLVLDDDYSSSRHARVFPEGDQWLVEDMGSTNGTFLDDQKVTGPAPVRPGAQIRIGQSVLELQG; this is translated from the coding sequence ATGAGTGAGCTGACGGTCACCCTGCTGCGGCTGGGCTACCTCGTGCTCCTGTGGGCCTTCGTGCTGTCCGCGATCGGCGTCCTGCGCCGCGACCTGTACGGGACCCGGATCACCAACCGGCGCCGCGGCACCCCCGCGCCGGCCGCCCCGGGCGCCACGCCGGGGGCACCCGCGCCCGAGCGCCCCCGGTCGGCCCGGCGCGCCGGCCCGACCCGCCTCGTCGTGACCGAGGGCCCGCTGCGCGGGACGACGCTGCCGCTCGGGGCGTCCGCGGTGCTGATCGGTCGTGCGCCGTCCTGCACGCTGGTCCTCGACGACGACTACTCCTCCTCGCGGCACGCGCGCGTGTTCCCGGAGGGCGACCAGTGGCTGGTGGAGGACATGGGCTCCACGAACGGCACCTTCCTGGACGACCAGAAGGTCACCGGTCCGGCGCCCGTGCGTCCCGGCGCGCAGATCCGCATCGGCCAGAGCGTCCTCGAGCTGCAGGGGTAG
- a CDS encoding helix-turn-helix domain-containing protein, which yields MPTVEQVPVPPRELAQRLAFGSSLRLIRTNVGLTQEELAHAAGLDRTYIGSVENGRRNLSLKAMWQLADALAVSPRAFFPVREDDGAARASKPSGA from the coding sequence GTGCCTACCGTCGAGCAGGTGCCCGTCCCTCCCAGAGAGCTCGCCCAACGCCTCGCGTTCGGCTCGAGCCTGCGGCTGATCAGGACGAACGTCGGCCTCACCCAAGAAGAGCTCGCCCACGCGGCGGGTCTCGACCGGACCTACATCGGCAGCGTCGAGAACGGGCGACGCAACCTGTCACTCAAGGCCATGTGGCAGCTCGCTGACGCACTCGCGGTGTCGCCGCGGGCGTTCTTCCCGGTCCGCGAAGACGACGGCGCCGCCCGCGCCTCCAAGCCGTCAGGAGCCTGA